Proteins from a single region of Pseudomonas fulva:
- a CDS encoding GntR family transcriptional regulator encodes MQLVDPIKRGRERPENLAERIYGQLKDDIFEFRLLPGDRFSEGEVAERMAASRTPVRQALYRLEREGYLEVYFRSGWQVKPFDFAHFEELYDVRIVLEQAAVKRLCDREAEQPPALLDELKGIWMVAPEQRLEDGREVSRLDERFHCQLVEATGNREMARLHGEVSEKIRIIRRLDFTQTPRVEATYDEHARILGAILSRRCEEAQLLLKTHIEVSKAEVRKITLHMLHSARQRAVQAQG; translated from the coding sequence ATGCAACTGGTCGACCCGATCAAGCGCGGCCGGGAGCGCCCGGAGAACCTCGCCGAGCGCATCTACGGGCAGCTCAAGGACGACATCTTCGAGTTTCGCCTGCTGCCCGGTGACCGCTTCAGCGAAGGCGAAGTCGCCGAGCGCATGGCAGCCAGCCGTACGCCGGTGCGCCAGGCGCTGTATCGGCTGGAGCGCGAGGGTTACCTGGAGGTGTATTTCCGCAGCGGCTGGCAGGTCAAGCCGTTCGACTTCGCCCATTTCGAGGAGCTTTACGACGTGCGCATCGTCCTCGAACAGGCGGCGGTCAAGCGCCTGTGCGACCGCGAGGCGGAACAACCGCCCGCCCTGCTGGATGAGCTGAAAGGCATCTGGATGGTGGCGCCCGAACAGCGTCTGGAAGACGGCCGCGAAGTGTCACGGCTCGACGAGCGCTTCCACTGCCAGTTGGTGGAGGCCACCGGCAACCGCGAGATGGCCCGCCTGCACGGCGAGGTCAGCGAAAAGATCCGCATCATCCGCCGCCTGGATTTCACCCAGACGCCGCGGGTGGAAGCCACCTACGACGAACATGCACGGATTCTCGGCGCGATCCTGTCGCGCCGCTGCGAAGAGGCACAGCTGTTGCTGAAGACCCACATCGAGGTCAGCAAGGCGGAAGTGCGCAAGATCACCCTCCACATGCTGCACAGCGCCCGCCAGCGGGCCGTGCAGGCGCAGGGCTGA
- the urtA gene encoding urea ABC transporter substrate-binding protein codes for MQRRSLIKAFTLSASIAAMGLSWTVQAAETIKVGILHSLSGTMAISETSLKDMALMTIDEINAKGGVLGKKLEPVVVDPASNWPLFAERGRQLLTQDKVAVTFGCWTSVSRKSVLPVYEELNGLLFYPVQYEGEEMSPNVFYTGAAPNQQAIPAVEYLLSEDGGGAKRFFLLGTDYVYPRTTNKILRAFLHSKGVQDKDIEEVYTPFGHSDYQTIVANIKKFSAGGKTAVVSTVNGDSNVPFYKELANQGIEATDVPVVAFSVGEEELRGIDTKPLVGHLAAWNYFQSVENPVNEKFVADWKAYAKAKKLPNADTVVTNDPMEATYVGIHMWAQAVEKAGTTDVDKVRAAMAGQEFAAPSGFTLKMDEKNHHLHKPVMIGEVQDDGQFSVVWETEGPIRAQPWSPYIEGNDKKGDTPVKSN; via the coding sequence ATGCAACGTCGCAGCCTGATCAAGGCCTTCACCCTTTCCGCATCCATCGCCGCCATGGGCCTGAGCTGGACCGTACAGGCCGCCGAGACCATCAAGGTCGGAATCCTGCACTCGCTGTCCGGCACCATGGCCATTTCGGAAACCTCGCTGAAAGACATGGCGCTGATGACCATCGACGAGATCAACGCCAAGGGCGGTGTGCTCGGCAAGAAGCTAGAGCCGGTGGTGGTCGACCCGGCGTCGAACTGGCCGCTGTTCGCCGAGCGCGGACGCCAGCTGCTGACCCAGGACAAGGTCGCGGTGACCTTCGGCTGCTGGACCAGCGTGTCGCGTAAATCGGTACTGCCGGTCTACGAGGAACTCAACGGCCTGCTGTTCTACCCCGTGCAGTACGAAGGCGAAGAGATGTCGCCGAACGTGTTCTACACCGGTGCCGCGCCGAACCAGCAGGCGATTCCGGCGGTGGAATACCTGCTCAGCGAAGACGGTGGCGGCGCCAAGCGCTTCTTCCTGCTCGGCACCGACTACGTCTACCCGCGCACCACCAACAAGATCCTGCGCGCCTTCCTGCACAGCAAGGGCGTGCAGGACAAGGACATCGAAGAGGTCTACACGCCGTTCGGTCATAGCGACTACCAGACCATCGTTGCCAACATCAAGAAGTTCTCCGCCGGCGGCAAGACCGCGGTGGTGTCCACCGTCAACGGCGACTCCAACGTGCCGTTCTACAAGGAGTTGGCCAACCAGGGCATCGAAGCCACCGACGTACCGGTGGTGGCCTTCTCGGTCGGCGAGGAAGAGCTGCGCGGTATCGACACCAAGCCGCTGGTCGGCCACCTGGCGGCCTGGAACTACTTCCAGTCCGTGGAGAACCCGGTCAACGAGAAATTCGTCGCCGACTGGAAGGCCTACGCCAAGGCCAAGAAGCTGCCGAACGCCGACACCGTGGTGACCAACGACCCGATGGAAGCCACGTACGTGGGCATCCACATGTGGGCCCAGGCCGTCGAGAAAGCCGGCACCACCGACGTCGACAAGGTGCGCGCCGCCATGGCCGGCCAGGAGTTCGCCGCACCGAGCGGCTTCACCCTGAAGATGGACGAGAAGAATCATCACTTGCACAAGCCGGTGATGATCGGCGAGGTCCAGGACGACGGTCAGTTCTCGGTGGTCTGGGAAACCGAAGGGCCGATCCGCGCCCAGCCGTGGAGCCCGTACATCGAAGGCAACGACAAGAAGGGCGATACCCCGGTGAAGTCGAACTGA
- the urtB gene encoding urea ABC transporter permease subunit UrtB: protein MPYAFARILLSLLLLLPFAAQAGEADDFVAASATQQAKLLESWAAMPDLKRQPLLDALQQGRVAADGDKRAFVETDAGYRAAEGDAEPQGTPRKLRLNNRLRGLIANAQASHGLLAEDAAVRLSAARQLQKSAQPAQLPLLAQAQAREDDDAVRDALTLALANLQLVDANPAVRLAAVRLLGETGEPLARTRLENLLEPGVESDAGVRTAAETSLAQVKRKLLIGELLGQAFSGMSLGSILLLAALGLAITFGLLGVINMAHGEMLMLGAYSTYMVQILFQRFAPEALALYPLVALPVAFCVTAVIGMALERTVIRHLYGRPLETLLATWGISLILIQLVRVLFGAQNVEVANPYWLSGGIQVLPNLVLPYNRIVIIGFALAVVVLTWLLLNKTRLGLNVRAVTQNRNMAACCGVPTGRVDMLAFGLGSGIAGLGGVALSQIGNVGPDLGQSYIIDSFLVVVLGGVGQLAGSVMAAFGLGIANKILEPQIGAVLGKILILALIILFIQKRPQGLFALKGRVID from the coding sequence ATGCCTTATGCCTTTGCCCGAATTCTCCTGAGCCTGCTGCTCCTGCTGCCGTTTGCCGCCCAGGCCGGCGAAGCCGACGATTTCGTCGCCGCCAGCGCCACGCAGCAAGCCAAGCTGCTGGAAAGCTGGGCCGCCATGCCCGACCTGAAACGCCAGCCGCTGCTCGATGCTCTGCAGCAGGGCCGTGTGGCCGCCGACGGCGACAAGCGCGCCTTCGTCGAAACCGACGCCGGCTACCGCGCCGCCGAAGGCGATGCCGAGCCGCAAGGCACGCCGCGCAAACTGCGCCTGAACAATCGCCTGCGTGGGCTGATCGCCAACGCCCAGGCCAGCCATGGGCTGCTCGCCGAGGATGCAGCGGTGCGCCTGAGCGCCGCCCGGCAATTGCAGAAGAGCGCTCAGCCGGCGCAACTGCCGCTGCTTGCCCAGGCGCAGGCCAGGGAAGACGACGACGCCGTACGCGACGCCCTGACCCTTGCCCTGGCCAACCTGCAACTGGTCGACGCCAACCCGGCGGTGCGCCTGGCGGCCGTGCGCCTGCTCGGCGAAACCGGCGAGCCGCTGGCCCGCACCCGCCTGGAAAACCTGCTGGAACCCGGCGTGGAGAGCGACGCCGGGGTGCGTACCGCCGCGGAGACCAGCCTCGCCCAGGTCAAGCGCAAGCTGCTGATCGGCGAGCTGCTCGGCCAGGCATTCAGCGGCATGAGCCTGGGCTCGATCCTGCTGCTCGCCGCCCTCGGCCTGGCCATCACCTTCGGCCTGCTGGGGGTGATCAACATGGCCCACGGCGAGATGCTGATGCTCGGCGCCTATTCCACCTACATGGTGCAGATCCTCTTCCAGCGCTTCGCTCCCGAGGCCCTGGCGCTGTACCCGCTGGTGGCCCTGCCGGTGGCCTTCTGCGTGACCGCGGTGATCGGCATGGCCCTGGAGCGCACGGTGATTCGCCACCTCTACGGCCGCCCGCTGGAAACCCTGCTGGCCACCTGGGGCATCAGCCTGATCCTGATCCAGCTGGTGCGCGTGCTGTTCGGCGCGCAGAACGTCGAGGTGGCCAACCCCTACTGGCTGTCCGGGGGCATCCAGGTGCTGCCCAACCTGGTGCTGCCGTACAACCGCATCGTGATCATCGGCTTCGCCCTGGCGGTGGTGGTGCTGACCTGGCTGCTGCTCAACAAGACGCGCCTGGGCTTGAACGTCAGAGCGGTGACGCAGAACCGCAATATGGCCGCCTGCTGCGGCGTGCCCACCGGCCGCGTGGACATGCTGGCCTTCGGGCTCGGCTCGGGCATCGCCGGTCTCGGCGGCGTGGCGCTGAGCCAGATCGGCAACGTCGGCCCGGACCTCGGCCAGAGCTACATCATCGATTCCTTCCTGGTGGTGGTACTCGGCGGCGTCGGCCAGTTGGCCGGTAGCGTCATGGCAGCCTTCGGCTTAGGCATCGCCAACAAGATCCTCGAACCGCAGATCGGCGCCGTGCTCGGCAAGATCCTCATCCTCGCGCTGATCATTCTGTTCATCCAGAAACGTCCGCAGGGTCTGTTCGCCTTGAAAGGGAGGGTGATCGATTGA
- the urtC gene encoding urea ABC transporter permease subunit UrtC: protein MSMAVGLLVLAVLLAMPVLHLLPADHALHVSAYSLTLVGKILCYCIVALALDLVWGYAGLLSLGHGLFFALGGYAMGMYLMREAAGDGLPAFMGFLAWSELPWYWYGTDNFLWALCLVVLAPGLLALVFGFFAFRSRIKGVYFSIMTQALTFAGMLLFFRNETGFGGNNGFTNFRSILGFEITAANTRATLFSLTVLLLVGSLYLGWRLARSKFGRVLTALRDAENRLMFCGYDPRGYKLFIWVLSAVLCGLAGALYVPQVGIINPSEMAPTQSIEAAVWVALGGRGTLIGPLLGAGLVNGMKSWFTVVFPEYWLFALGALFIVVTLFLPKGVIGLLKRGDKS, encoded by the coding sequence ATGTCCATGGCCGTCGGCCTGCTGGTACTCGCCGTGCTGCTCGCCATGCCCGTGCTGCACCTGCTGCCCGCCGACCACGCGCTGCACGTGTCGGCCTACAGCCTGACCCTGGTCGGCAAGATCCTCTGCTACTGCATCGTCGCCCTGGCCCTCGATCTGGTCTGGGGTTATGCCGGCCTGCTGTCCCTCGGCCACGGCCTGTTCTTCGCCCTCGGCGGCTATGCCATGGGCATGTACCTGATGCGCGAGGCCGCGGGCGACGGCCTGCCGGCGTTCATGGGCTTCCTGGCCTGGAGCGAGCTGCCCTGGTACTGGTACGGCACCGACAATTTCCTCTGGGCCCTGTGCCTGGTGGTGCTGGCGCCTGGCCTGCTGGCGCTGGTATTCGGTTTCTTCGCCTTCCGCTCGCGGATCAAGGGCGTGTATTTCTCGATCATGACCCAGGCGCTGACCTTCGCCGGCATGCTGCTGTTCTTTCGCAACGAGACCGGTTTCGGCGGCAACAACGGCTTCACCAACTTCCGCAGCATCCTCGGCTTCGAGATCACCGCGGCGAACACCCGCGCCACACTGTTCTCGCTCACCGTGCTGCTGCTGGTCGGCAGCCTGTACCTGGGCTGGCGCCTGGCGCGCAGCAAGTTCGGCCGGGTGCTCACCGCCCTGCGCGACGCCGAGAACCGCCTGATGTTCTGCGGCTACGATCCACGCGGCTACAAGCTGTTCATCTGGGTGCTGTCCGCCGTGCTGTGCGGCCTGGCCGGTGCGCTGTACGTGCCCCAGGTGGGCATCATCAACCCCAGCGAAATGGCCCCGACGCAATCCATCGAAGCCGCCGTGTGGGTGGCCCTCGGCGGGCGCGGCACGCTGATCGGCCCGCTGCTCGGCGCCGGCCTGGTCAATGGCATGAAGAGCTGGTTTACCGTGGTCTTTCCCGAGTACTGGCTGTTCGCCCTCGGCGCGCTGTTCATCGTGGTCACCCTGTTCCTGCCCAAGGGCGTCATCGGCCTGCTCAAACGAGGGGACAAGTCATGA
- the urtD gene encoding urea ABC transporter ATP-binding protein UrtD, whose amino-acid sequence MRSAPIPEMLIDPAGSSRDAIGLGQSAGSGLNTRHGTILTLEDINVAFDGFKALTDLTLYIGVGELRCIIGPNGAGKTTLMDVITGKTRPNSGVAFFGETFDLTQMSEVEIAQAGIGRKFQKPTVFEALSVFENLELAQKTDKSVWASLRATLSGEQRDRIDEVLATIRLDASRQRPAGLLSHGQKQFLEIGMLLMQDPQLLLLDEPVAGMTDAETEFTAELFKSLARKHSLMVVEHDMGFVGSIADHVTVLHQGRVLAEGSLDAVQANERVIEVYLGR is encoded by the coding sequence ATGAGAAGCGCACCGATTCCCGAAATGCTCATTGATCCGGCAGGCAGCAGCCGCGATGCCATCGGCCTGGGCCAGAGTGCGGGCAGTGGCCTGAACACGCGCCACGGCACCATCCTGACCCTGGAAGATATCAACGTCGCCTTCGACGGCTTCAAGGCGCTGACCGACCTGACCCTGTACATCGGCGTCGGCGAGCTGCGCTGCATCATCGGCCCCAACGGTGCCGGCAAGACCACCCTGATGGACGTGATCACCGGCAAGACCCGGCCCAACAGCGGCGTCGCCTTCTTTGGCGAAACCTTCGACCTGACCCAGATGAGCGAGGTCGAGATCGCCCAGGCCGGCATCGGCCGCAAGTTCCAGAAGCCGACGGTGTTCGAGGCCCTGAGCGTGTTCGAGAACCTCGAACTGGCGCAGAAGACCGACAAATCGGTATGGGCCAGCCTGCGCGCCACACTCAGCGGCGAGCAGCGCGACCGTATCGACGAGGTGCTGGCCACCATTCGCCTCGATGCCTCGCGGCAGCGCCCGGCCGGTCTCTTGTCCCACGGCCAGAAGCAGTTCCTGGAGATCGGCATGCTGCTTATGCAGGACCCGCAGTTGCTGCTGCTCGATGAGCCGGTGGCGGGCATGACCGACGCGGAAACCGAATTCACCGCCGAGCTGTTCAAGTCCCTGGCGCGCAAGCACTCGCTGATGGTGGTCGAGCATGACATGGGCTTCGTTGGCAGCATCGCCGACCACGTCACCGTGCTGCACCAGGGTCGCGTACTGGCCGAAGGCTCGCTCGACGCCGTGCAGGCCAACGAGCGAGTGATCGAGGTTTATCTAGGCCGCTAG
- the urtE gene encoding urea ABC transporter ATP-binding subunit UrtE: protein MLQVQQLHQYYGGSHILRGLSFDVKVGEVTCLLGRNGVGKTTLLKCLMGLLPARQGSVQWEGKAITGCKPHQRVHAGIAYVPQGREIFGRLTVEENLLMGLSRFPGSQAKEVPAFIYELFPVLLEMKQRRGGDLSGGQQQQLAIGRALASQPRLLILDEPTEGIQPSVIKEIGAVIRKLAARGDMAILLVEQFYDFAAELADQYLVMSRGEIVQQGRGETMEADGVRGLVAI, encoded by the coding sequence ATGCTGCAAGTCCAACAGCTTCACCAGTACTACGGCGGCAGCCATATCCTGCGCGGCCTGTCGTTCGACGTGAAGGTCGGCGAAGTCACCTGCCTGCTCGGCCGCAACGGCGTCGGCAAGACTACCCTGCTCAAGTGCCTGATGGGCCTGCTACCGGCCAGGCAAGGCAGCGTGCAGTGGGAAGGCAAGGCCATCACCGGCTGCAAGCCGCACCAGCGGGTGCACGCCGGCATCGCCTATGTGCCCCAGGGCCGGGAAATCTTCGGCCGCCTGACGGTCGAGGAAAATCTGCTGATGGGCCTGTCGCGGTTTCCCGGCAGCCAGGCCAAGGAAGTGCCGGCCTTCATCTACGAGCTGTTCCCGGTGCTGCTGGAAATGAAACAGCGCCGTGGCGGCGACCTGTCCGGCGGCCAGCAGCAACAGCTGGCAATCGGCCGCGCCCTGGCCAGCCAGCCCCGCCTGCTGATCCTCGACGAGCCCACCGAAGGCATCCAGCCCTCGGTGATCAAGGAAATCGGCGCGGTGATCAGAAAGCTCGCCGCCCGCGGCGACATGGCCATCCTGCTGGTCGAGCAGTTCTACGACTTCGCCGCCGAGCTGGCCGATCAGTACCTGGTGATGAGCCGCGGCGAAATCGTCCAGCAGGGCCGCGGAGAAACCATGGAAGCCGATGGTGTGCGCGGGTTGGTGGCGATCTGA
- a CDS encoding SDR family NAD(P)-dependent oxidoreductase, translated as MTQVVFITGATSGFGRATARRFAEAGWALVLSGRRQERLEELQAELQGKVPVHIATLDVRDATAVQALVDSLAAPFDKIHALINNAGLALAPEAAQKVALQDWHTMIDTNITGLVNVTHAVLPKLLETGKGASIINIGSVAGEWPYPGGHVYGASKAFVKQFSFNLRCDLVSTGVRVTDIAPGMAETEFTLVRTKGNQAASDALYSTTTPLSAEDIAEQIFYVATLPAHININRLEIMPSRQAWGPFAVDRDK; from the coding sequence ATGACCCAGGTAGTTTTCATCACCGGCGCCACTTCCGGCTTTGGCCGCGCCACCGCTCGCCGCTTCGCCGAGGCCGGCTGGGCGCTGGTGCTTTCGGGCCGCCGCCAGGAGCGTCTGGAGGAACTCCAGGCCGAGCTGCAAGGCAAGGTGCCGGTGCATATCGCCACCCTCGACGTGCGTGATGCCACTGCCGTGCAGGCCCTGGTCGATTCCCTCGCCGCGCCCTTCGACAAGATCCACGCGCTGATCAACAACGCCGGCCTGGCCCTGGCGCCGGAAGCAGCGCAGAAGGTGGCGCTGCAAGACTGGCACACCATGATCGACACCAACATCACCGGCCTGGTCAACGTCACCCACGCCGTGCTGCCCAAGCTGCTGGAAACCGGCAAGGGCGCCAGCATCATCAACATCGGTTCGGTAGCCGGCGAATGGCCATACCCGGGCGGCCACGTGTACGGCGCCAGCAAGGCGTTCGTCAAACAGTTCAGCTTCAACCTGCGCTGCGACCTGGTGTCCACCGGTGTACGGGTCACCGACATCGCCCCGGGCATGGCGGAAACCGAGTTCACCCTGGTGCGCACCAAGGGCAACCAGGCGGCCTCGGACGCGCTGTACAGCACCACCACGCCGCTGAGCGCGGAAGATATCGCCGAGCAGATCTTCTACGTCGCCACCCTGCCTGCCCATATCAACATCAACCGCCTGGAAATCATGCCCAGCCGTCAGGCCTGGGGCCCGTTCGCGGTCGACCGCGACAAGTGA
- a CDS encoding GNAT family N-acetyltransferase has translation MPAVIRDAISEDLPALLAIYNDAVLNTTAIWNERPVDLANRQAWFEARATQGYPILVAVDEAQQVLGYASFGDWRPFEGFCNTVEHSVYVRHDTRGQGLGPLLMQALVERAQEVGKHVMVAAIESGNAASVRLHERLGFTITGQMPQVGCKFGRWLDLTFMQLILTPQRSTP, from the coding sequence ATGCCTGCCGTTATCCGCGACGCCATCAGCGAGGACCTCCCTGCCCTCCTCGCCATCTACAACGACGCCGTGCTCAACACCACGGCCATCTGGAACGAGCGCCCCGTGGACCTGGCCAACCGCCAGGCCTGGTTCGAGGCGCGGGCGACCCAGGGCTATCCGATTCTGGTGGCGGTCGACGAGGCGCAGCAGGTGCTCGGCTACGCCTCTTTCGGTGACTGGCGGCCCTTCGAGGGCTTTTGCAACACCGTCGAGCATTCGGTGTACGTACGCCACGACACCCGCGGCCAGGGCCTCGGCCCGCTGCTGATGCAGGCGTTGGTCGAACGGGCGCAGGAGGTTGGCAAGCATGTGATGGTCGCTGCCATCGAAAGCGGCAACGCCGCCTCGGTGCGCCTGCACGAGCGCCTGGGCTTCACCATCACCGGACAGATGCCCCAGGTCGGCTGCAAGTTCGGGCGCTGGCTGGACCTGACCTTTATGCAGCTGATCCTCACGCCACAGCGGAGCACGCCATGA
- a CDS encoding GNAT family N-acetyltransferase, which translates to MSLRIRQLDTTDFEACRQGLITLLIDAVANGASVGFLADIDSQQANGYFNEVKSALASGALAIWVAEEDDRVLGSVQLSLCLKPNGLNRGEVQKLLVLSSARRRGIARLLMQRLEAHAGHLKRGLLYLDTEAGSEAEHLYRALGYTSIGGLPDYACGPDGQYRANAIYYKTLSRP; encoded by the coding sequence ATGAGCCTGCGGATCCGCCAGCTCGACACCACTGATTTCGAAGCCTGCCGCCAGGGCTTGATCACCCTGCTGATCGACGCCGTGGCCAACGGCGCGTCCGTGGGCTTCCTGGCGGATATCGACAGCCAGCAGGCGAATGGATACTTCAACGAGGTGAAAAGCGCCCTGGCCAGCGGCGCGCTGGCGATCTGGGTCGCCGAAGAAGATGACAGGGTACTGGGCTCGGTGCAGCTCAGCCTGTGCCTGAAGCCCAATGGCCTGAATCGCGGCGAGGTGCAGAAGCTGCTGGTGCTGAGCAGCGCGCGGCGCCGCGGTATCGCCCGGCTGCTGATGCAGCGGCTCGAGGCCCATGCCGGGCACCTGAAGCGAGGATTGCTTTATCTGGACACCGAGGCCGGCAGCGAGGCCGAACACCTCTATCGCGCCCTGGGCTACACCAGCATCGGCGGCCTGCCCGATTACGCCTGCGGGCCGGACGGCCAGTACCGGGCCAACGCCATCTACTACAAGACCCTGTCACGCCCCTAA
- a CDS encoding DksA/TraR family C4-type zinc finger protein: MATGWAQDGAVQEQIDSTIEDAVQRARSQLPKGESLTHCEECDAPIPEARRQAVPGVRLCVNCQAQADREQAKAGGFNRRGSKDSQLR, encoded by the coding sequence ATGGCCACCGGTTGGGCGCAAGACGGCGCCGTGCAGGAACAGATCGACAGCACCATCGAAGACGCCGTGCAGCGCGCGCGCAGTCAGCTGCCCAAGGGCGAGAGCCTGACCCATTGCGAAGAGTGCGATGCACCGATTCCCGAGGCGCGACGCCAGGCCGTTCCAGGCGTGCGGCTGTGCGTGAACTGCCAGGCCCAGGCCGACAGGGAGCAGGCCAAGGCCGGTGGCTTCAACCGCCGTGGCAGCAAGGACAGCCAGCTGCGTTAG
- a CDS encoding isocitrate lyase/PEP mutase family protein → MQRASHHELRRAFRTLLASGACYHTASVFDPMSARIAGDLGFEVGILGGSVASLQVLAAPDFALITLSEFVEQATRIHRVSRLPVIADADHGYGNALNVMRTVVELERAGISALTIEDTLLPAQFNRKSTDLISIAEGVGKVRAALEARVDPDLAIIARTNAGVLSVEEVIKRTMAYQKAGADAICMVGVEDFEHLEKIAEHLSVPLMLVTYGNPKLRDNERLAKLGVRIVVNGHAAYFAAIKATYDCLREQRNAVASDLSASELAHKYTQPEDYVAWADEFMNVKE, encoded by the coding sequence ATGCAACGTGCTTCCCACCATGAATTGCGGCGCGCCTTCCGCACCCTGCTGGCTTCGGGAGCCTGCTATCACACCGCCTCGGTCTTCGATCCGATGTCCGCGCGTATCGCCGGCGATCTCGGTTTCGAAGTCGGCATTCTCGGTGGTTCGGTGGCCTCCCTCCAGGTACTCGCCGCGCCGGATTTCGCCTTGATCACCCTGAGCGAGTTCGTCGAGCAGGCTACCCGCATCCACCGCGTTTCCCGCCTGCCGGTGATCGCCGATGCCGACCACGGCTATGGCAACGCCCTGAACGTGATGCGCACCGTGGTCGAACTGGAACGCGCCGGCATCTCCGCGCTGACCATCGAAGACACCCTGCTGCCGGCCCAATTCAACCGCAAGTCGACAGACCTGATCAGCATCGCCGAAGGCGTCGGCAAGGTGCGTGCCGCCCTGGAGGCGCGGGTCGACCCGGACCTGGCGATCATCGCCCGTACCAATGCCGGCGTGCTCAGCGTCGAGGAAGTCATCAAACGCACCATGGCCTATCAGAAGGCCGGCGCCGATGCCATCTGCATGGTCGGTGTCGAGGACTTCGAGCACCTGGAGAAGATCGCCGAGCACCTCAGCGTGCCGCTGATGCTGGTGACCTACGGCAACCCCAAGCTGCGCGACAACGAACGCCTCGCCAAACTGGGCGTACGCATCGTGGTCAACGGCCATGCTGCCTACTTCGCCGCCATCAAGGCCACCTACGACTGCCTGCGCGAGCAGCGCAACGCCGTGGCCAGTGACCTGAGCGCCTCGGAGCTGGCGCACAAGTACACCCAGCCCGAGGACTACGTGGCCTGGGCCGACGAGTTCATGAACGTCAAGGAATAA
- a CDS encoding substrate-binding periplasmic protein, with translation MGPLRCYGVLFVALLLCARVNAELRILTEPGPPTAFMQDGELRGFGVDVVRELIARTGSQAQIEMMPWTRAYTLAQRGPDVALFAMVRTPEREQRFQWVGPILHGKVRFYSLKSSGMQVDSLDDVAASGPLAVPKQWYSYEALQAKGLANLYGVPTPQTMVTLFAHGRGNLILLEDILLRDMLAPAGLEPADVQPQMVFMESSYYIAFSRETDPAIVAAWQEALAEMRRDGSFSAIFRQWLPDVEPPTALR, from the coding sequence ATGGGCCCGCTGCGTTGCTATGGTGTGCTGTTTGTCGCGTTGCTGCTGTGCGCACGCGTGAACGCCGAGCTGCGCATCCTCACCGAGCCGGGCCCGCCAACCGCCTTCATGCAGGACGGCGAACTACGCGGTTTTGGCGTCGATGTGGTACGCGAGTTGATTGCGCGAACCGGCAGCCAGGCGCAGATCGAGATGATGCCCTGGACCCGCGCCTATACCCTGGCGCAGCGCGGGCCGGACGTGGCCCTGTTCGCCATGGTGCGGACACCCGAGCGTGAACAGCGCTTTCAGTGGGTCGGGCCGATCCTGCATGGCAAGGTGCGCTTCTATTCGCTGAAATCCAGCGGTATGCAGGTCGACAGCCTCGATGATGTCGCAGCCAGCGGCCCCCTGGCGGTGCCCAAGCAGTGGTACAGCTACGAGGCGTTGCAGGCCAAGGGGCTGGCGAACCTGTACGGCGTGCCGACGCCGCAGACCATGGTCACGCTGTTCGCCCATGGGCGCGGCAACCTGATCCTGCTCGAGGACATCCTGCTGCGCGACATGCTCGCCCCGGCAGGGCTGGAACCGGCGGATGTGCAGCCGCAGATGGTGTTCATGGAGTCGTCGTATTACATCGCGTTTTCCCGCGAGACCGACCCGGCCATCGTGGCGGCCTGGCAGGAGGCGCTGGCGGAAATGCGCCGGGACGGCAGTTTTTCGGCGATTTTCCGCCAGTGGCTGCCCGATGTAGAGCCACCCACCGCCCTGCGCTGA